From Sparus aurata chromosome 9, fSpaAur1.1, whole genome shotgun sequence, a single genomic window includes:
- the rprma gene encoding protein reprimo A, protein MNNTVFNQTEGGLLNKTEELFCCNFSSVVTDNSFVAAAPDERSLFIMRVVQIAVMCVLSLTVVFGIFFLGCNLLIKSEGMINFLVTDRRPSKETEAVIVGAY, encoded by the coding sequence ATGAATAACACCGTGTTCAACCAGACGGAGGGCGGACTGCTCAACAAGACGGAGGAGTTATTCTGCTGCAACTTTTCCTCCGTGGTGACAGACAACAGCTTCGTGGCCGCCGCTCCGGATGAGAGGAGCCTCTTCATCATGAGGGTGGTCCAGATAGCCGTCATGTGCGTTTTGTCGCTCACGGTGgtgtttggcatttttttccTGGGCTGCAACCTTCTCATAAAGTCAGAGGGGATGATTAACTTTTTGGTGACGGACAGGAGACCGTCGAAAGAAACAGAGGCGGTCATTGTTGGAGCCTACTGA